TGGGCACCTGCTTTGGGTCACCTCCTGGTCCCTCCAGCAAGCTGGCTATCAGTGTGGCCTGGTGATGGTCCTCAGGGCCCATGTCTCCACGGGGCAGCGGCGCAGACACCAGCTTAGCCGCCAGCTATACCTGTGACACCCGGGCCCCCCGGAGCCCGTGCCCCTGCCTACCTGTTGTGCAGCTGCTTGGCTGCTTGCACAAAGCAAGGCTGGTCTGTTTCCTTAAGAACCTCCTGGGCATAGCCCACCAGACCGGAGCCATCCAGCAGGCTCCGGTGCTCCTGGATCTGGGCGCTGAGACGGGCCAGGCGCTCCTGCTGGCACTCCTCAATGGCCTGGAGCAGGGACACCCGCTTCTCCTCCAGCACAGCCCCCAGTCCCCGCACCAGCTGGGACACCTCCTCCTTGGCCTGCTGACCGCTCACCTGCCCAGAGAGCAACACTCACTATCTTCTCGAAGGCAGCACTCGTGGCAGCCTCCCTCGGATCACCAAAGATCCAGGGAAATCCTACCCAGCCAGGCCACCAGGGCCAGGCCCACATCTCCAAAGTCACCTGTCCGCCCAGAGGGGCTCAACGCCCGACACTTTGTGCCACCCTTCCTGGAGCCCCACACCACCATCCTGACCCCAGAAGGACTCCCTCAAACAAAAGAGAATGTGACTGCACTAACGCCCACTTGGACCACACGGGTGTCCCCCGCCTCCAGGCCATCCTTCCTGTCTGTCCCCTTGTCAGCAAATTCAAGCAAACTGGCAGAAGGTACCAGAGACGGAGCCTCGCCCTAGCTCCAAGGATATGTGGTGTCCTAAGTGGGCAGCTGAGCCCGAGGGCATCCGAGCTATGTCCCTGAGGGCTTTCCAAACTGTCCTGGTCCTGGGTGACAGCCACACTGTTCCCATCGTAACCCTGGGAACAGCCTGGTCTGGGGCACTGATCTTCCTACCAGCCTGGTTTAACCAGAACCTCGACACACCCACGGACCCTGAGCTGCCAAGCAGGGGACTGGGCAGAGCCCCCCCACATGCCTTCCTGCTTCCAGTCGTGGGCGGGGCCCAGAGCCCACCGCCGCGCCCTCCCTCACCTCGGTGTGCCTCGCGGCCTCCTCCAGCTCACAGATCTGGGTCTGCACTGTGTCCTGGTTTCCCAGGATGTATGTCACGCTCTTTGTCAGCTTGTcctgagggggaagagagaggtggGCATCGTGCCTCGCTCGGTGGAAGCCAGCAGTcaggaggaggtgggagagggcgTGAGTGAGGGTTGGTGTACGGTGGAGTGAGGCAGGGTTCCTCACCTTGAGGGCCTGGTAGGCGCTGAGAACAGGTGTGATCTTGTGCCCACCGTGGGTACGCCTCACCCGGCAGAGTTGGCACACCAGCCGTTGGCATGTCTTGCAGTAATGGGTCACCTCTTCCTTGTGGTCCGGGCACATCAGGCCCTAGGGACAGAAGGAGCAATGACATCATCAGCCTACGGTGGTTTTAAGGCTGCTGACCTGGGGCAGAAGCAGTGTGCAGCCTGGGCAGCcggcatgagagggagaaggtaggAGGCCCGAGAGTCCATGGGGGGTGCTCCGCAGTGCCACCTGGTGGCCTGCGGCGGCATCGACCAGAGCGTCGCTggcatccttcctccctcccacctccacatGTGCGGTTAACagcaaaaataatgattattaatCTCCACCTTGTGGCTAATAATTAACCTTGTCCACCTTGCTCACTGCCTATTCCCAATGCCGAGAATAGCCCCAGGCACATGGATGCtggataaatatttgctgagtgaatgaatgaatgcggACAGACCTTTTTAGCCTAGGGGTGACTCTCACAAACCACCTCCTGGGACCCCCCCAACAACCCCCAGGGCATGGGTACTACTTCTTGTCTGTACCCCAGACAAGAAGATGGGGCTCCGAGAAATTTAAAGATTGACCCAGTCCCTTTCTGTCCTTGTTAGGCAAAACGGAGCCTGGCAGGGGccacctctgcccacctcccttgGGAAGCCCACTGAGCCAGCTCCCCCAGCCACCCAGCACCGccaggcccctctccccacttgctcACCTTGGGGCGGAAGGAGAGGGTGGGCAGGGTGGGCTCGTGCTGGGCCTTCTGGGTGCCCCAGGGGTGGAAGAGCTTGAAGCACTCGTTGCAGAAGGTGGCCCGGCACTCGGTGCAGCCCTTGGTGGCCTCTAGCGGCGGCGGCTTGCACAGCTGGCACAGGATGGCGCCACCCACACTCACGCTCTGGCGGTAGCGCTCCACCACGCGCTCCAGGGTCAGGTTCCGGAACAGCCCCGCCAGGCCCCGCTCCCCCAGTTCCACATCGCCCTGGCAGGCCGGGCACGGGAACATGACCACCTGGGGGTGCAGAGCCCCTCGCTTCCGCCCGGGGTACGTCCCAAAGCCTGTGGCAgggccagagagggagggggctgAAAGTTAcagctggcggggggggggggggggggggggggggggggggggggatctgttCAATTAACCAGTAATTTTGTCGTGCCAGAGTCGGCTCTATTACAGCCCGTAGGAGCTGGGTCTTCAGAGGCCCCCGGCCGGCGCGGATGTCCCAGCATCCCCACCCGCGGCCCACAGGAGCCAGGCCCACCTGACTTAAGCAGCCGATCCAGGCGGTCTGGCTTGGGGAGAGTTCTGCGGGAGAGGCGGGGGCTTCGGGTGGAAGGGGTGGAGGCGGGGGAGGCGGGCTCGGAGCTGGGGTCCCCGCCGTGGCCCACGTAGCCTTGCTGGCCCAGCACCTCCCGGGCACAGGCCTGGCACACATTGTGGGTACAGGGCAGCACCAGAGGCTGCTTGTACATCTCTTGACACACGGGGCACAGCAGCTCCTTCTCCATGTTCTTCATGCTCGTCTGTGGAGGGAGCAGGAGGTCGGGTGGGAGCACGGAACCCCCAGGGCACACCGCAGCCGGCCtctcaggtgccctgagaaacCCAAGGGGGTctcaggtgggggcagggcaagcTACCTGGGGCTCTTCCCCAGCACCCGCCCGGGGCCTGATTCACAGACCTTCCCGGCTCTGGCTGCTGCCTGTCTCCCTTCCGCGGAGAGCCAGAGCCTCCGAGGGGCGGTCGGGGCTCGCGGCCCGAGCACCTGCCTCCCCCGGCCTCAAGCCCCACCCCTTCCACACCCAGGGCGGGCGCGGGGCCTGCCGCCCCTCTCACCTGCCCGTtgcccccatccccccatctccGGGCCACCAGCTTCTCTCAAGGACACCGCCCATTCTGCAGCTTGGTGCAGACCCCCGCCCCCTTTTCTGGCAGCCCCCCCTTTCCCGGCGTGGCTCCTCCCTACAGCCAGCGCCGCGCGCTCTCCGTCCTCCCGCTCACCGCGTCCGTCATCCCGCCGCGGCTCAGCCTGCGGCCGCTCCAGCCTCCATTCCCCATCCCTCACTTCCCCGGACGTCTCCTCGGGGCCCCAACACGAACCCATTCCCGGCTGCACCCCCCACCGCCCGGCCCTCCCGCTCCTTCCCCCAGCACGACCCGACTAGCCAGAATCCCCTCCCCAAGCGAGGGGGAAAAGAGCGCCCGCCTACTTACCCCCTCCCCACCGGAAGTACCCCTCCCTTTTTTGGTGGAGGGGGTCCTCAAGctatgccccacccccacacctcacCTTGGTCCCTCTCTTCGCAGCCATCCCGGTCAGGGGCGCAGCTGACacaaaggagggagggacaggcagggagggggaaggaagtggtggggggggagcagggttGGCACCGCCCCTGGGAGAGCCGGGCACGGGTTGCCATGACAACCGCGGGCTCGGAGGCAGCCCCGAGTGGGGGCGCGGTGGGGTGGGGTCTCGCCGAAGGGTCCAAATTTGGAACTGCACCCTGGGGGCGGCTCCTTCATCGCCCCTCACCTATCCTCAGTTTTCTTGGAAAATATCCAAGCTCACGCACGCCCCCTCCTCAGAGCATAGCCCCCTCGCCTTGCAGCCCCTGGTGCACTGCTGGCGGCCACCCCAGCCCACCCGCTGCATGCGGGCAGCTCCCGGTTCCTTACACCCCAGCCCAGCAGCTGGACGCCTCCACGGGACTCACCTCCAGGCTGCCCCTCTCCAACCTGCACCccgaccccctcccccagtccttTCTGCCATCCCCAGCCCCCTGACTACATCCCAGCATCTTGCCTCATGTCCACCTGTCCGAGGTCCCGGCCTGCCCTGGACCCCTCTactccccccccttcccctcgACCCCACCTTAACTCACACTGATGCGGACCAGTGCGTCCATGATGGAAGTGAAGGTCTGCATATCCTCACCCTCAGCCATGGCCCTACCATGCCCGCCCGCCCCCGGGTGCCCGATCCCGGCTGCGGCTGCGAACCCCCGGCTTAATGCAGGAGCCCGTGGGGGTGtgcggaggggtgggggtgagatgTCACTGCGCATGCTCCAGGGACAGCCTCGCACAGCGCCCGTCGAGGTAGGAGGTGGGAAATAGTTCTCCCCACGTGGTTTTAGGAAGACGGTGGGGGGGGTGGGTAACAGGGAACGGTATGGGGGGAGCCATTTCTAATGTGCGCATCCTTCATTGGCTCCCTAGTCTTCCTGCGATGAAACCGGAGGATAGTTTCGGAGAAAGATGGGCTCCAGAATGCGAGGACTAGGTTTTGGCTTGGGCAAGAGTCCACGGGAGATGCGAGGCAGGGCTCATGCGGGAGGGACGTGTGAGGGGCGGGCACTAGAGATGACACGTACGGCGAAGGAGACAGGGCTGGGCTAGAGGCAACGGGCCGTGGGCCCAGCGGCTTGCGCGGAGGGCAGCAGACGCTCGGGGagcggggaagggcaggggacCAGGGCGGTGGCCAAGGCCGCTCTCGGACGCAGTGTCTCCTCCCTGCCGGCAGGGGCCGCTGCGGCCAGGCGCCTAGAGGGCGCGCGAGCAGCCCCGGGGGCAGCGAGTCCGCGAGTGGGGCTGACGCGTGCGCACGGCCGACCGCCCCGGTTCGGTTCCCCTGTTTCTGGGCCTGCGGCGCCGACTGGGCCGGGGGCAGCACGCGATGGGTAACGGGACTGGCGGGATTCCCCGACGGACAAGTGGGGTCGGGTTGGGGCGGACCGGCTGTCCCGGTCCTCTTCGCGCAGAGCTGACGTGGCCGGGGCCCCGGGGGACGGCAGGGAGCGGGCgcccgggggcggcgggggggggcggggggggggcgcggcGGGGGGGCGCGGCGGGGTCGCGGCGGGTCGCGCAGCCCCGGGGACGCGGGGGGCCGGCTCGGCCTGCGGCGCTGGCGGCAGGGAGGGCCCGGCCCGACCGCGCGGCCCGCTGCTCGCCCCCCTGCAGCCGTGGGCACGGGCACGTCGCTGGCGCTGTCCTCGCTCCTGTCGCTGCTGCTCTTCGCCGGGATGCAGATGTACAGCCGGCAGCTGGCGTCCACCGAGTGGCTCACCATCCAGGGGGGC
The window above is part of the Mustela nigripes isolate SB6536 chromosome 10, MUSNIG.SB6536, whole genome shotgun sequence genome. Proteins encoded here:
- the TRIM46 gene encoding tripartite motif-containing protein 46 isoform X3 yields the protein MAAKRGTKTSMKNMEKELLCPVCQEMYKQPLVLPCTHNVCQACAREVLGQQGYVGHGGDPSSEPASPASTPSTRSPRLSRRTLPKPDRLDRLLKSGFGTYPGRKRGALHPQVVMFPCPACQGDVELGERGLAGLFRNLTLERVVERYRQSVSVGGAILCQLCKPPPLEATKGCTECRATFCNECFKLFHPWGTQKAQHEPTLPTLSFRPKGLMCPDHKEEVTHYCKTCQRLVCQLCRVRRTHGGHKITPVLSAYQALKDKLTKSVTYILGNQDTVQTQICELEEAARHTEVSGQQAKEEVSQLVRGLGAVLEEKRVSLLQAIEECQQERLARLSAQIQEHRSLLDGSGLVGYAQEVLKETDQPCFVQAAKQLHNRISRATDALQTFRPAASSSFRHCQLDVGREMKLLTELNFLQVPEAPVIDTQRTFAYDQIFLCWRLPPHSPPAWHYTVEFRRTDAPAQPGPARWQRREEVRGTSALLENPDTGSVYVLRVRGCNKAGYGEYSEDVHLHTPPAPVLHFFLDGRWGTSRERLAISKDQRAVRSVPGLPLLLAAERLLTGCHLSVDVVLGDVAVTQGRSYWACAVDPASYLVKVGVGLESKLQESFQGAPDVISPRYDPDSGHDSGAEDATVEASPPFAFLTIGMGRILLGSGAGSNGGLTGRDGPAASCTVPLPPRLGICLDYERGRVSFLDAVSFRGLLECPLDCSGPVCPAFCFIGGGAVQLQEPVGTKPERKVTIGGFAKLD
- the TRIM46 gene encoding tripartite motif-containing protein 46 isoform X1, with product MAEGEDMQTFTSIMDALVRISTSMKNMEKELLCPVCQEMYKQPLVLPCTHNVCQACAREVLGQQGYVGHGGDPSSEPASPASTPSTRSPRLSRRTLPKPDRLDRLLKSGFGTYPGRKRGALHPQVVMFPCPACQGDVELGERGLAGLFRNLTLERVVERYRQSVSVGGAILCQLCKPPPLEATKGCTECRATFCNECFKLFHPWGTQKAQHEPTLPTLSFRPKGLMCPDHKEEVTHYCKTCQRLVCQLCRVRRTHGGHKITPVLSAYQALKDKLTKSVTYILGNQDTVQTQICELEEAARHTEVSGQQAKEEVSQLVRGLGAVLEEKRVSLLQAIEECQQERLARLSAQIQEHRSLLDGSGLVGYAQEVLKETDQPCFVQAAKQLHNRISRATDALQTFRPAASSSFRHCQLDVGREMKLLTELNFLQVPEAPVIDTQRTFAYDQIFLCWRLPPHSPPAWHYTVEFRRTDAPAQPGPARWQRREEVRGTSALLENPDTGSVYVLRVRGCNKAGYGEYSEDVHLHTPPAPVLHFFLDGRWGTSRERLAISKDQRAVRSVPGLPLLLAAERLLTGCHLSVDVVLGDVAVTQGRSYWACAVDPASYLVKVGVGLESKLQESFQGAPDVISPRYDPDSGHDSGAEDATVEASPPFAFLTIGMGRILLGSGAGSNGGLTGRDGPAASCTVPLPPRLGICLDYERGRVSFLDAVSFRGLLECPLDCSGPVCPAFCFIGGGAVQLQEPVGTKPERKVTIGGFAKLD
- the TRIM46 gene encoding tripartite motif-containing protein 46 isoform X2, which gives rise to MGNGGWSGRRLSRGGMTDATSMKNMEKELLCPVCQEMYKQPLVLPCTHNVCQACAREVLGQQGYVGHGGDPSSEPASPASTPSTRSPRLSRRTLPKPDRLDRLLKSGFGTYPGRKRGALHPQVVMFPCPACQGDVELGERGLAGLFRNLTLERVVERYRQSVSVGGAILCQLCKPPPLEATKGCTECRATFCNECFKLFHPWGTQKAQHEPTLPTLSFRPKGLMCPDHKEEVTHYCKTCQRLVCQLCRVRRTHGGHKITPVLSAYQALKDKLTKSVTYILGNQDTVQTQICELEEAARHTEVSGQQAKEEVSQLVRGLGAVLEEKRVSLLQAIEECQQERLARLSAQIQEHRSLLDGSGLVGYAQEVLKETDQPCFVQAAKQLHNRISRATDALQTFRPAASSSFRHCQLDVGREMKLLTELNFLQVPEAPVIDTQRTFAYDQIFLCWRLPPHSPPAWHYTVEFRRTDAPAQPGPARWQRREEVRGTSALLENPDTGSVYVLRVRGCNKAGYGEYSEDVHLHTPPAPVLHFFLDGRWGTSRERLAISKDQRAVRSVPGLPLLLAAERLLTGCHLSVDVVLGDVAVTQGRSYWACAVDPASYLVKVGVGLESKLQESFQGAPDVISPRYDPDSGHDSGAEDATVEASPPFAFLTIGMGRILLGSGAGSNGGLTGRDGPAASCTVPLPPRLGICLDYERGRVSFLDAVSFRGLLECPLDCSGPVCPAFCFIGGGAVQLQEPVGTKPERKVTIGGFAKLD
- the TRIM46 gene encoding tripartite motif-containing protein 46 isoform X5, which codes for MAEGEDMQTFTSIMDALVRISTSMKNMEKELLCPVCQEMYKQPLVLPCTHNVCQACAREVLGQQGYVGHGGDPSSEPASPASTPSTRSPRLSRRTLPKPDRLDRLLKSGFGTYPGRKRGALHPQVVMFPCPACQGDVELGERGLAGLFRNLTLERVVERYRQSVSVGGAILCQLCKPPPLEATKGCTECRATFCNECFKLFHPWGTQKAQHEPTLPTLSFRPKGLMCPDHKEEVTHYCKTCQRLVCQLCRVRRTHGGHKITPVLSAYQALKDKLTKSVTYILGNQDTVQTQICELEEAARHTEVSGQQAKEEVSQLVRGLGAVLEEKRVSLLQAIEECQQERLARLSAQIQEHRSLLDGSGLVGYAQEVLKETDQPCFVQAAKQLHNRISRATDALQTFRPAASSSFRHCQLDVGREMKLLTELNFLQVPEAPVIDTQRTFAYDQIFLCWRLPPHSPPAWHYTVEFRRTDAPAQPGPARWQRREEVRGTSALLENPDTGSVYVLRVRGCNKAGYGEYSEDVHLHTPPAPGTTPTAGMTAAPRTPQWRRPHPSPS